A stretch of DNA from Spirosoma endbachense:
AGTAAGTATGAAGCTTTTAAGCAGGAGACAATGCAGGCAGGATTTGTGCAGCATATGACACGTGCTTCAACGATGCCTACCAACATTGGCATGGCAACCGACGGTATCAGCTGGCCCGGCAAAGCCGCCGACGATAAAACCGGTTTGTGGCAGCTGGAAGCCAGCTACGATTTCACAAAAACGATGAAAATTCCTTTAGTAGCGGGCCGCGATTTCTCGCCCGCCTTTGGAACGGATTCGGCCAACATCCTGATCAACGAAGCCGCTGCCAAAGTGATGAATCTGAAAAATCCCGTTGGGCAGCCCATCACCTATAATGGCCGGAAGGGCACGATTATTGGCCTGATGAAGGATTTTCACATCCATTCATTACACGATAAGATTGCCCCGTTGATGGTTAATTTTCAGTCAGCGTCATCGTTTGGGCTTGCCATTGTGAAAACGCAGCCTGGCAAAACGAAAGAGGTACTGACTTCGCTGGAGCAGAGCTGGAAAAAACTAAATCCCAAATATCCATTCGATTATCGGTTCGCCGATGAAGAATTCAACAGGCAGTATCACAGCGAAACACTGGTGAGTGAACTAGCCAATGTCTTTGCCTTTCTGGCCATTTTTATTTCGTGCTTAGGATTGTTTGGCCTGGCCACCTTCACGGCCGAGCAACGGACGAAAGAAATTGGTGTCCGTAAAGTATTGGGAGCATCGATAGCGGGTATTGTCACCTTGCTGTCGCGCGATTTCCTCAAGCCCGTTGTGATTGCTATTGTCCTGGCAACTCCATTAGCCTGGTATGCCATGAGTCAGTGGTTGCTGGGTTTTGCTTACAAGATCGATATGGAGTGGTGGGTGTTTGCGCTGGCGGGTATGCTGGCTGTGGTCATCGCCATTCTGACCGTTAGTTTCCAAAGTATAAAAGCGGCTCTAACGAATCCGGTGAAATCATTAAGGTCCGAATAGGGACGCGATAATTATGCTAAAAAGTTATTTCACTACAGCACTCCGTGCCCTCAGGCGCAATTGGAATTATACCGTAATCAACATTGTCGGGCTGACATTTGGCCTGGCTTGTTGCTTGATCCTGTTTCTGGCAATTCGCTATGAACTGAGCTACGATCAGCATCATGCCAATGCCGATCGGACCTACCGGCTCATTACGTACAACAAACGATCGAAAGGTGATGATCGGAACGTGGGTATACCCTTACCCGCTTTGGCCGCTTTGCGGAACGACTTTCCTGAGCTAAAGCATCAGATTACCATGGCTTATGAAGTGTATGGTGCATTGCTCAGGGTCAGTGACCACAAAGCCAGTAAGTTCCAGGAAGAGGGCGGAGTTATTGCCTTTGTCGAACCTGAATATTTCCGCTTGTTCGATTTCCAATGGAAAGCAGGAAATCCGGCAACTGCCGTGAAAAATCCCAATACGGTGGTTTTGTCGGAGCGGATGGCGCATAAATATTTTGGTAGCGCCGACCCGATAGGCAAGACAATTCGCATCGAAAATAAGATGGATTTTGTCGTAACGGGCGTGGTGCAGACGCCCCCGGTTACGAGTAGTTTACCATTCGAAGTGTTGCTGTCATTCACTTCCCTGAAACAGTATGGAGCTAACGGCGGCTGGGACGAATGGGGGTCAACCTACAGCGGTGCCCAGATTTATCTGGCCTTACCAGAAACGGTTGCCTCGGCGCAGATGGAACGGCAGCTGGTTCCATTTATTCGGAAATACATGAAACCCGACGATGCGAAAGCTATACAATACGAACTGCAACCGCTCACGAACATTCATTTCGACACACGCACGGGCAATTCTGCCAACCGCACAGTGAGTCGGCAAATGATCTGGTCAATGGCGCTAATCGGGTTATTTGTTCTGATAACGGCCTGTGTCAACTTCATCAATCTGGCCACAGCGCAGGCAATCCGCCGGGCGAAGGAAGTAGGCGTGCGCAAAGTGCTCGGTAGCTCGCGAGCGCAATTAGTCCGGCAGTTTCTGGGCGAAACGGGATTTTTGACCACACTGGCTGTTGGACTGGCGTTTCTAGTCGCTAATCTGGCGCTGCCGTATGTTTCTGAACTGCTGGATATCAAAGCTTCGGCACTGGTGCTGTTCGATCCCGTCGTTATTAGTTTTATCTTCTTATTGACACTCCTGACAACGGTGCTTTCTGGTTTTTACCCCGCATTGGTGTTGTCAGGTTATCAGCCTGTTTTGGCGCTGCGTGGAAAAGTCCGGATGGCGGGCAGCAGTCAGTTGACATTGCGCCGGAGCCTGATTGTATTTCAGTTTGCCATTTCGCAGATGCTGATCATCGGGACCATCATTGCCTACAGCCAGATGAAGTACGTCCGTACTGCCGATCTGGGCTATAACAAAGAAGCCGTCCTGACAATACCGGTGCCTGAACATAAACCAGGGCAGCTGGAAAATCTGAAGGCCAAACTGGCCATATTGCCTAATGTAAAGTCGCTCAGTTATGGCCTTTCGGTCCCTTCCTCAGATGGCAACTGGTGGACGAGCTTTAGCTACGAGAATGAGCCAAAACCGGCCGATTTTAGCGTGGTGATGCGCCCCGCCGATACATCGTATTTCAGTACGTATGGCCTGAAATTGATTGCCGGTCGGATGTATCAACCTGCCGACACCATGCGGGAGTTTGTGGTGAATGAGTCATTTGTCAAGAAAATGGGTCTTCGCGATGCGCGTCAGATCCTGGGTAAATACATAGCGCTGGGCGGGCCGGAAAATCCCAAAAAACAAATAGTTGGGGTTGTGAAAGATTTCAACACCTTTTCACTACACCAGCAAACAAACGCCTGTTTATTAACCAGTAATCGCGGAGCCTATAACGTTCTCGGGATTAAGCTATCGACCCAACAGGGTGGTACGGAGGGCATCAGTGGTTTTATTCGTGAGGTTGAAACCAGTTGGAATGCGACCTTCCCCGATTTTGTGTTCAGCTATGAATTTCTGGATCAGCGACTTGCCAATTTCTACAAGAGTGAAGAGCGCATGTACTCGCTGTTTCGGCTGCTGGCGGGCATTGTTATTTTCATCGGTTGTTTAGGCCTCTACGGTGTCGTTGCGTTTATGGCCGAATCGCGAACGAAAGAAGTGGGCATTCGAAAAGTGCTGGGCGCATCGATGACCCATATTTTCGGTTTGTTCTCGCTCGATTTTGTTCGGCTTGTTTTAATCGCTTTGGTGCTGGCCTCGCCCGTTGCGTGGTATGTGATGGATAAGTGGCTGGCCGATTTTCCGTATAAGGTCGATATTTCGTGGTGGATGTTTGCCCTGACGGGCGTACTGGCGGTTGCCATTGCGCTCCTGACGGTAAGCTTCCAAAGTATTAAATCGGCCCTGATGAATCCTGTGAAATCCTTACGATCCGAATAATCGCTTTTTATGTTACGCAACTATTTCACAACTGCTTTTCGCGCATTGAAGCGCAACTGGAACTACTCGGTCATCAACGTGTTAGGTCTGACATTGAGTCTGTCCTGCTGCCTGCTTCTCTTTCTGGCGATTCGTTATGAGCTGAGCTTTGACCGGCATAATGCATACGCTGATCAAACCTACCGGATAGTCTCGTTCAATAAAAAATCGAACAACGACCGGCGGAGTGCGGGCATACCCCTGCCTGCGCTGGCTGCCCTACGAACCGACTTCCCGAGTCTGAAACATGACCTTACGATGGTTCACCGAATTGCTAATGTAGTCGTAACGGTGAACGGGAAAGCAGATCAGGCCACTAAAAAATTTCAGGAGGGTGATGGCATTCTGGCCTTTGTCGAGCCAGCGTATTTTCGACTGTTCGATTATACCTGGAAAAGCGGCAGCCCGCAAACATCCATCTCCAATCCAAATACGGTTGTATTGAGCGAGCGCATGGCTCAAAAATATTTCGGCGCGGGTAACCCAATCGGCAAGACCCTGCGCGTCGAAAATAAGATGGATTTTGTCGTAACAGGCGTTGTTGAGGAGCCACCCGTCACAAGTAGTGTGCCGTTTGATGTATTACTATCCTTTGCATCGCTGAAACAGTACGGGGCTTATACGAACTGGGATGATTGGCAGTCGACCTACGGCGGAGCGCAAATTTATATGAAACTGCCCGGTACGCCGGATGACCAGGCCATTGAGTCCGCAAAAATGACACAGCAGTTAGCCGCTTTTGTCAAAAAATACCACAAGTCCGACGACGCCCGCGACCTGAGTTATGAACTGCAACCGCTGACCCAAATTCATTTCGATACCCGGACCGACAATTATGCCAAGCGAACCGTCAGTAAGGAAATGATTTGGGCGATGGGCCTGATCGGATTGTTCATACTGATCACGGCCTGCGTCAACTTTATCAATCTGGCTACGGCACAGGCGATCCGCCGGGCGAAAGAAGTGGGTGTCCGTAAAGTGCTGGGAAGTTCACGTGGCCAACTGGTCCGCCAATTTCTGGGGGAAACGGGCGTCCTGACAGGTCTGGCGGTGGTTTTGTCCCTACTTCTGGCGCAGGTATCACTGCCCTACGTAGGTGAGTTGCTCAATATTAAACCCGGTGCGGCAACCCTGTTCGATCCGGTCGTGATTGCTTTTTTAATTACGCTGGGCTTACTCACAACTGGCCTGGCCGGATTTTATCCCGCTTTAGTGTTATCAGGCTATCAGCCTATTTTAGCGTTGAAAGGTAAAATTCGGGCGTCGGGGCAGGGTGGTTCGTCGGGTATCAACCAGCTGACCCTGCGCCGGGGGCTGATTGTGGGTCAGTTTGCCATTTCGCAGATACTGATCATCGGGACCATCATTGCCTACAGCCAGATGAAATACTTCCGCTCCGCCGATCTGGGCTATAGCCGGGATGCAGTAGTGAGTGTATTGATACCCGAGAAAAAACCGGGGCAGTTAGAAAGTTTGAAAGCCAAACTGACCGGACTGCCTGGCATCCAGTCGTTGAGTTATGGCATGACGACACCTTCTTCCAGCAGTAACTGGACTACGGGTTTTCGTTTTGAGAATGATGAGAAAGAACCTGATTATGGGATTCTTATGCGTCCGGCCGATACGGCGTATCTGCACACCTACGGCCTGAAGCTAATTGCCGGACGGATGTACCAACCTGGCGATACGATGCGGGAGTTTGTGATCAATGAAGCTTTTATGAAGCGGCTGGGTTTCCAGAAGCCAGAGCAGGTCATTGGGAAGTTCATGAGGGTTAACGGCGAAGACCTGAAAAAACCAATTGTGGGTGTAGTGAAGGACTTCAACGCCTTTTCGTTGCATCAACGAATCGAGCCGAGTGTGCTAACCTCTTACCGGGATCAATATCGAAACCTGGGTATTAAACTTTCCATACAAAAAGGGGGGGCAGAAGCCGTGAGCGGCTTGCTGAAGGAAGTAGAATCTGCCTGGAATGCTACCTTCCCCGACTTTGTGTTCAAGTACAGTTTTCTGGACGAAACTCTGGCTAATTTCTACAAGAGCGAGGAACGCATGTATTCATTGTTCCAGTTGCTGGCAGGCATTGCTATCTTCATTGGTTGTCTGGGACTTTATGGGGTTGTCGCCTTCATGGCTGAGTCGCGTACAAAAGAGGTGGGCATCCGGAAAGCACTAGGGGCCTCCACCGCTCACATTTTTGGCTTGTTCTCGCTCGATTTTGTTCGGCTTGTCCTGATTGCACTGGTGATAGCTTCGCCGATTGCCTGGTATGTAATGAACAGGTGGCTGGCCGACTTTGCCTATAAAATCGACATTTCGTGGTGGATGTTCGCCCTGGCCGGTTTGCTGGCGGTTGGCATTGCGCTACTAACGGTGAGTTTTCAGAGTATAAAAGCCGCGTTGATGAACCCCGTAAAGAGTCTGAGAGCCGAATAAGGTAGAGACTGGCCCGATACATTGCACTTCGACAAAACCTAAACAACCATGCTACGAAACTACCTCAAAATCGCACTTCGTAATCTGGCGAAACACCGGACCAACACGGCTATCAACATTGCGGGGTTGGCTATTGGCATGGCTTGCTGCCTGTTGATTGTACTGTACGTATCCGATGAGTTGAGCTACGACCGTCATTGGGCAAATGGTGATCGGATTTACCGCATGGCGCTGGAACGCAACTATCCGGGGCGGAGTACGAAATACGCTATTATTCCACCATCCTACGCACAATCGGTTAAAAAGGAAATTCCTGAAATCGAGCAGGCTACGCGCGTTTTCGATTTTGGCGGGAACAATAATCCGACTCTGTTTAAAATCGACGGGCGAACGGTGGAGGAGCGGGGTGTTCTGGGCGTGGATTCAACCTTTTTTCAGGTGTTTCAAATGCCGTTGCTGCGTGGCAGGGCCAGTCAGGCGTTAACCCGGCCCAATACGGTCGTTTTGACGGAACGCACAGCCCGGCGCCTATTCGGTACTGCCAACCCGATTGGAAAGATGCTGGAGATTATCCAGGGGCCAAAACTTGAAGTAACAGGCATCTGTGCTGACCCTATTCGCAATGCCCATTTTACCTTCAATTTTCTGGTGTCGACGCGGGGGCAACAGGAAGAGCGACCTAACCACATCAGTTTTGCCGCGCATACATATTTGCTGCTTCGCCCAAATACGACCCCCGAAACAGTTCAGGCAAAATTGCCCACTGTGGTAGAGAAATACGCGGCCGGTGAGGTTGAACGGAATTTTGGCGTGTCCTACAAAGAATACGTAAAAGCGGGCAACGGATATTTTTATTTCCTGCAACCGCTTCGGAGCATACACCTTGACTCGCATCTGGAAGCAGAGTATCAGCCCAATGGAAGCCGCTCACTGGTGTCAATTTTTTCGGTGATTGCGGCCTTCGTACTGGTCATTGCCTGCATCAATTTTATGAATCTGGCCACCGCCCGTTCATCGGAGCGGGCGCGTGAGGTAGGCATCCGCAAATCACTTGGTTCAACGACTGGCCAGCTGGCGACTCAATTTCTGACCGAATCGGTGTTGTTGAGCCTGTTCAGTTTGGTTGTGGCCATTCTGATCGTGGCTGTTGTACTTACGCCATTCAATAATCTGGCTGGTAAGCCGCTCACATTGTGGTCGATAGTTCGGTGGGAAACGCTGCCGTTATTGGTAGGCGGAGCGTTATTCGTTGGTCTGCTGGCGGGTAGCTATCCGGCGGGCGTCCTGTCGAAGTTCGAGCCTATCAAAGTATTAAAAGGTAAATTCTCATCGACCCGGCAGGGGCACTGGCTGCGTAATGGACTGGTTGTATTTCAGTTTGCCGTATCGGTACTGCTGATCGTGAGCACCATTGTTGTATTCAGCCAGTTGAATTTTATCCAGCAGAAAGAACTGGGTTTCACAAAAGAGTCAGTCGTTAAGTTAAAAGGAGCGTTTTTCCTCGACAAAAATACGGAAGCTTTCAAGCAGGAGGTATCCCAGCTTGCGGGCGTAGCGGGCGTTGGAGGTACGTCAAGTGCACCGGGCGATGAAGGATTTTTTGGCATCACATTCCGGAAAAATGGTGAGACTGAAACCGTTACGGGTAGGGGATGTGTCGTTGATGAAAACTATCTGCAAACACTTCAGATGGAGATGATGGCCGGTCGTCCGTTCCGTCGATCGGGCAATGATTCGCTATCGGTTATTCTGAACGAAGAAGCGGTTCGGCAAATGGGCTTGACGAACCCCATCGGGAAGCAACTGATCAGCCCTGACAACTTCGCGCAACAGGGCGGCCCACCCGTAACCTACACCGTTGTTGGCGTGGTTCGTAATTTCCATTTTGGCTCACTACACCAGCGCATTAGCCCACTTTTTGTGCTGAATGACCGGGTATTTCGGCGGACCAATAATGAACTCGTTATTCGCATAAAAGCCGATGAGCCAACGGCTGTCGTGGGCCAGATCGAGCGTGTCTGGAAACGCTATCTGCCCGATCAGCCTTTTCATTTCTCGTTCCTGGATACCGACTGGAGTGCGCTGTATCAGTCAGAACAGGTGGCTCAGCGAATTTTCGGACTGTTTGCCATGCTGGCGATTTTTATTGCCTGTATGGGTTTGCTTGGTCTGGCGATGTACGTTATCCGGTTGCGGACGAAAGAAATTGGCATTCGTAAAGTGCTGGGTGCGTCGGTGCCAGGCTTGGTAGCGCTTCTTTCCAAAGATTTTTTGGTATTGGTTCTGGTGGCTATTCTGATTGCATCGCCCATCGCCTGGTACGCCATGAGCCGATGGCTGTCGGACTTTGCCTATCGGATCGATATGCCCTGGTGGGCGTTTGGGCTGGCGGGTTTACTGGCCGTAGGTATTGCGCTATTGACGGTGAGCTTCCAGAGCATCAAAGCCGCCTTGATGAATCCGGTGAAATCCCTGAGAAGCGAGTAAAGAAATGGGTCTTAATAAAACACATGACATGCAAAAACATACGAGTCTAGGAACGCTCATTCTGCTTCTGGTAACGCTTGTCAAAGGGTATGGACAGGCAACAGAAACGCGGCCCATTCAATCTTTTAACGGAATTAAAACGGATGGGTTAGTACAAGTGCACCTTCAGCAGGGCGAAAAAGAAAGCCTTAAACTGGTGGTTAAAGGAATTGGCCTGAAGGATATTATCACCAGCGTTGAGAATAACGTATTGACGGTAAAAACGGAGGGTGACTATAACGGCGAAGAGATTAATGTGTACGTGACCTATCGACAGCTGAAAAGCATTGCGGTTGATGGAGCTTCCAAATTATTCGGAAAGTCCACCATCAAGAGTAAAACGCTCGCAATCGCTACCAGTGGAGCCGGAGACGCTTTTTTAACGGTTGATGTGGATGATCTCCAGATCGCTATGACGGGAGCCGGAAATCTGACGATCGGAGGCCGGGCGAAATCTGAGAAGATCGTAACAACAGGCCCGATCAATGGCAGCCTGAATAAAAGCGGGTTAATTACCGCCAAATAATTCGTCAATCAGCCACTCACTATTCCTGAACCTACTAAAGCGATGCTCTTAAACTATTTTAAAATCGCGTGGCGAAACATCATTCGGAATAAAGCCTTCTCGGCTATCAATATTCTGGGGCTGGCCCTCGGCATGGCCTGTAGCCTGTTGATTTTCCTGTGGATTCAGGATGAGTTGAGTGTCGATAATTACCATGCAAATGGGCCTCAGTTGTATAACGTGATGCAACGTCAGCTATACGATGGTAAAATAGATGCCGGACGTTTTACGCCGGGGGTGTTGCCCGATGAGTTGAAAAAACAATTTCCCGAAATTGTCTATTCAGCAGGCTATACGGGCTGGGACGCCCAGATGACGTTTGCCGTTGGTGATAAGATTAACAAAGAAACCGGACATTGGGCTGGGGCCGACTGGTTCAACATGTTCAGTATTCCACTCCTGGCTGGTACTCCCGCTACGGCCTTGAGTTCGCCGAATGGTATTGCTATTTCCAGAAAAGTAGCTGAGTCCTATTTCGGCAATCCGGTAGCGGCTCTGGGAAAAAGTATCCGAATCGACAATCGGGATGATTTTCAGGTTACGGCCGTTTTTGAAAATCTGCCGGAAAACTCATCAGATAACTATGATTTTTTGCTCAACTGGCAGAATTGTCTGGCGCGCAATCCGTGGATGAAAGAGTGGGGAAATAACGGTCCGCATACGCGTATCATGCTTCGACCTGATGCGAACGTGGCAAACCTCAACGCTAAGCTCAAACCGTTTTTGCGGAAGTATAATAAGGACATTGGCAAAAACTTCGATGCGCAGCTCTTCCTTCAGGCTTATCCCGATGGTTATCTGTATTCCAACTTCAAGAATGGCCAGCAGGATGGTGGTCGCATCGAATATATACGATTGTTTAGTATTGTTGCCGTTTTCCTGTTGCTGATTGCCTGCATCAATTTCATGAATCTGGCCACGGCTCGTTCGATCAAACGGGCGAAAGAAGTGGGCGTTCGAAAAGTGATTGGCGCCGTACGAAGTTTACTGGTCGGGCAGTTTATTGGCGAAGCTTTACTGTTCACCATTCTGGCTCTAGGCTTTGCGTTATTTCTTGTTTTCTTCCTGCTGCCTTCGTTCAACTCATTAACGGGAAAGCACATTAATCTGCAAACGACGCAACCATCGTTCTGGATCGTATTGATCAGTATGGCATTGCTCACCGGCTTACTTGCCGGAAGTTATCCCGCCCTGTTTTTGTCGTCGCTTGAGCCGGTTCGGGTACTGAAGGGTTCGCTAAAGTTTGGCTCTGGCGCGCGGCTATTCCGGCAGGGATTGGTTGTTTTTCAGTTTGTGCTGTCGATGCTGCTCATTGTGGGTACGATCATTGTGTATCGGCAGGTCAACTATGTGCAAACGACAAACCTTGGGTATGAGCGCGAGAACCTGATTTATGTTCCGGTTGAGGGCGAACTGTCAACCCTGTCGACCTATAAAACATTTAAGGATGAGTTGATGCATCAGCCCGGAATTCTGGCCGTATCGTCCATGCAGGAAGCTCCGACAAATATCGGAAGCAGTACGGGTGGAGTAACCTGGCCGGGGAAAGATCCGAACGTCAATATTGAAATTACGCAGACAGCAGTCGGTTACGATCTGATAAAGACCCTGAAGCTAAAACTGACGGGCCGCGATTTTTCACCCGAATTTGGTACAGATACCAGCAATTACCTGATCAACGAAGCCACGGCCCGGCGCATTGGGTATAAAAACCGCACCGGTGGACTGGCCGGGTCGCTCGTTGGGCAGCCAATTACGATGTGGGGTAAGCCGGGTAAAATAATTGGTGTTATGGAGGACTTTCATTTTCAGTCGCTTCACATTCCAATCGCACCACTGATCATCCGGTTAAATACCGACCCCGGTTCCCAGAATTTCCTGATTCGCACACAACCGGGACAAACCAGGCAGGCGCTGGCTAGTGTGGAAACGTTGTGGAAACAACTGAATCCGAAATTTCCATTTTCGTACCGGTTTGCTGACGAAGAATATCAGAAACTCTATAAAAGCGAAGCCATTGTGGGCATGCTGGCGAATTATTTCGCGTTTTTAGCCATCTTCATTTCCTGCCTGGGCTTGTTTGGTCTATCCGCTTTTACGGCTGAACAGCGCACCAAAGAAATTGGCGTCCGCAAAGTACTCGGCGCTTCCGTTGGTGGTATTGTTGGCTTGCTTTCCAAAGA
This window harbors:
- a CDS encoding GIN domain-containing protein gives rise to the protein MQKHTSLGTLILLLVTLVKGYGQATETRPIQSFNGIKTDGLVQVHLQQGEKESLKLVVKGIGLKDIITSVENNVLTVKTEGDYNGEEINVYVTYRQLKSIAVDGASKLFGKSTIKSKTLAIATSGAGDAFLTVDVDDLQIAMTGAGNLTIGGRAKSEKIVTTGPINGSLNKSGLITAK
- a CDS encoding ABC transporter permease, giving the protein MLLNYFKIAWRNIIRNKAFSAINILGLALGMACSLLIFLWIQDELSVDNYHANGPQLYNVMQRQLYDGKIDAGRFTPGVLPDELKKQFPEIVYSAGYTGWDAQMTFAVGDKINKETGHWAGADWFNMFSIPLLAGTPATALSSPNGIAISRKVAESYFGNPVAALGKSIRIDNRDDFQVTAVFENLPENSSDNYDFLLNWQNCLARNPWMKEWGNNGPHTRIMLRPDANVANLNAKLKPFLRKYNKDIGKNFDAQLFLQAYPDGYLYSNFKNGQQDGGRIEYIRLFSIVAVFLLLIACINFMNLATARSIKRAKEVGVRKVIGAVRSLLVGQFIGEALLFTILALGFALFLVFFLLPSFNSLTGKHINLQTTQPSFWIVLISMALLTGLLAGSYPALFLSSLEPVRVLKGSLKFGSGARLFRQGLVVFQFVLSMLLIVGTIIVYRQVNYVQTTNLGYERENLIYVPVEGELSTLSTYKTFKDELMHQPGILAVSSMQEAPTNIGSSTGGVTWPGKDPNVNIEITQTAVGYDLIKTLKLKLTGRDFSPEFGTDTSNYLINEATARRIGYKNRTGGLAGSLVGQPITMWGKPGKIIGVMEDFHFQSLHIPIAPLIIRLNTDPGSQNFLIRTQPGQTRQALASVETLWKQLNPKFPFSYRFADEEYQKLYKSEAIVGMLANYFAFLAIFISCLGLFGLSAFTAEQRTKEIGVRKVLGASVGGIVGLLSKDFLKLVLIAIVIASPLAWYAMNRWLQGFAYKLAIEWWIFALAGVLAVGIALVTVSFQSIKAALMNPVKSLKTE
- a CDS encoding ABC transporter permease, with the translated sequence MLRNYLKIALRNLAKHRTNTAINIAGLAIGMACCLLIVLYVSDELSYDRHWANGDRIYRMALERNYPGRSTKYAIIPPSYAQSVKKEIPEIEQATRVFDFGGNNNPTLFKIDGRTVEERGVLGVDSTFFQVFQMPLLRGRASQALTRPNTVVLTERTARRLFGTANPIGKMLEIIQGPKLEVTGICADPIRNAHFTFNFLVSTRGQQEERPNHISFAAHTYLLLRPNTTPETVQAKLPTVVEKYAAGEVERNFGVSYKEYVKAGNGYFYFLQPLRSIHLDSHLEAEYQPNGSRSLVSIFSVIAAFVLVIACINFMNLATARSSERAREVGIRKSLGSTTGQLATQFLTESVLLSLFSLVVAILIVAVVLTPFNNLAGKPLTLWSIVRWETLPLLVGGALFVGLLAGSYPAGVLSKFEPIKVLKGKFSSTRQGHWLRNGLVVFQFAVSVLLIVSTIVVFSQLNFIQQKELGFTKESVVKLKGAFFLDKNTEAFKQEVSQLAGVAGVGGTSSAPGDEGFFGITFRKNGETETVTGRGCVVDENYLQTLQMEMMAGRPFRRSGNDSLSVILNEEAVRQMGLTNPIGKQLISPDNFAQQGGPPVTYTVVGVVRNFHFGSLHQRISPLFVLNDRVFRRTNNELVIRIKADEPTAVVGQIERVWKRYLPDQPFHFSFLDTDWSALYQSEQVAQRIFGLFAMLAIFIACMGLLGLAMYVIRLRTKEIGIRKVLGASVPGLVALLSKDFLVLVLVAILIASPIAWYAMSRWLSDFAYRIDMPWWAFGLAGLLAVGIALLTVSFQSIKAALMNPVKSLRSE
- a CDS encoding ABC transporter permease, with amino-acid sequence MLKSYFTTALRALRRNWNYTVINIVGLTFGLACCLILFLAIRYELSYDQHHANADRTYRLITYNKRSKGDDRNVGIPLPALAALRNDFPELKHQITMAYEVYGALLRVSDHKASKFQEEGGVIAFVEPEYFRLFDFQWKAGNPATAVKNPNTVVLSERMAHKYFGSADPIGKTIRIENKMDFVVTGVVQTPPVTSSLPFEVLLSFTSLKQYGANGGWDEWGSTYSGAQIYLALPETVASAQMERQLVPFIRKYMKPDDAKAIQYELQPLTNIHFDTRTGNSANRTVSRQMIWSMALIGLFVLITACVNFINLATAQAIRRAKEVGVRKVLGSSRAQLVRQFLGETGFLTTLAVGLAFLVANLALPYVSELLDIKASALVLFDPVVISFIFLLTLLTTVLSGFYPALVLSGYQPVLALRGKVRMAGSSQLTLRRSLIVFQFAISQMLIIGTIIAYSQMKYVRTADLGYNKEAVLTIPVPEHKPGQLENLKAKLAILPNVKSLSYGLSVPSSDGNWWTSFSYENEPKPADFSVVMRPADTSYFSTYGLKLIAGRMYQPADTMREFVVNESFVKKMGLRDARQILGKYIALGGPENPKKQIVGVVKDFNTFSLHQQTNACLLTSNRGAYNVLGIKLSTQQGGTEGISGFIREVETSWNATFPDFVFSYEFLDQRLANFYKSEERMYSLFRLLAGIVIFIGCLGLYGVVAFMAESRTKEVGIRKVLGASMTHIFGLFSLDFVRLVLIALVLASPVAWYVMDKWLADFPYKVDISWWMFALTGVLAVAIALLTVSFQSIKSALMNPVKSLRSE
- a CDS encoding ABC transporter permease; amino-acid sequence: MLRNYFTTAFRALKRNWNYSVINVLGLTLSLSCCLLLFLAIRYELSFDRHNAYADQTYRIVSFNKKSNNDRRSAGIPLPALAALRTDFPSLKHDLTMVHRIANVVVTVNGKADQATKKFQEGDGILAFVEPAYFRLFDYTWKSGSPQTSISNPNTVVLSERMAQKYFGAGNPIGKTLRVENKMDFVVTGVVEEPPVTSSVPFDVLLSFASLKQYGAYTNWDDWQSTYGGAQIYMKLPGTPDDQAIESAKMTQQLAAFVKKYHKSDDARDLSYELQPLTQIHFDTRTDNYAKRTVSKEMIWAMGLIGLFILITACVNFINLATAQAIRRAKEVGVRKVLGSSRGQLVRQFLGETGVLTGLAVVLSLLLAQVSLPYVGELLNIKPGAATLFDPVVIAFLITLGLLTTGLAGFYPALVLSGYQPILALKGKIRASGQGGSSGINQLTLRRGLIVGQFAISQILIIGTIIAYSQMKYFRSADLGYSRDAVVSVLIPEKKPGQLESLKAKLTGLPGIQSLSYGMTTPSSSSNWTTGFRFENDEKEPDYGILMRPADTAYLHTYGLKLIAGRMYQPGDTMREFVINEAFMKRLGFQKPEQVIGKFMRVNGEDLKKPIVGVVKDFNAFSLHQRIEPSVLTSYRDQYRNLGIKLSIQKGGAEAVSGLLKEVESAWNATFPDFVFKYSFLDETLANFYKSEERMYSLFQLLAGIAIFIGCLGLYGVVAFMAESRTKEVGIRKALGASTAHIFGLFSLDFVRLVLIALVIASPIAWYVMNRWLADFAYKIDISWWMFALAGLLAVGIALLTVSFQSIKAALMNPVKSLRAE